A genome region from Spirochaetae bacterium HGW-Spirochaetae-1 includes the following:
- a CDS encoding ribonucleoside-diphosphate reductase, adenosylcobalamin-dependent, with product MNWHDITISSEKQPSLSPNARVVLERRYLAKNDKGEIIETPGELFQRVAKYVASADSFYGRTTEDINKTADRFYNLMAELQFIPNSPTLMNAGRPLGQLSACFVLPVEDSMDKIFDSVKNMALIHKSGGGTGFSFSKLRPRDDMVKSTAGVSSGPVSFMNIFNAATETIKQGGTRRGANMAILNIDHPNIIEFIRAKEDGTALTNFNLSVALTDEFMNAVKDGTSFDLKNPRSGAVVETIDAREIFQLIVEKAWSNGEPGIVFIDRINEHNPLKKIGLIESTNPCGEQPLLPYESCNLGSINLNSVLVEKNEHFEIDFDLLRDITVTSVHFLDNVIDMNRYPLPEIDRQTKDNRKIGLGIMGFADVLLRMGIPYDSQEAIDLAEKIMSAIQADSTEESRALAVERGAFPNFEHSAYAEKGEKPLRNATTTTIAPTGTISIIANSSSGIEPVFALAYMRNVMDNDILIETNPIFEETAKKMGFYDAEIMEMVAEHGSAAGIDGIPEEIQKVFVTAHDISPEWHIRLQAVFQKFVDNAVSKTVNFSNSATVHDIEKVYTMAYELGCKGVTVYRDGSRDAQVLSTKSTGKTKSESPMESHYGDGHIVPRPRSEVTWGATRKMTTGCGSLYVTINEDEKGMFEVFATMGKGGGCAASQTEAVSRLISLGLRSGIEKDQIVKQLKGVRCPNQAWAKGGRIYSCADAIAKALESHTGITGTAPEGHESDLHEISKNLAETNGKGSDTTMVGVCPDCHGPLEFESGCSVCRSCGFSRCG from the coding sequence ATGAACTGGCATGATATCACCATTTCCTCGGAGAAACAGCCCTCCTTATCCCCCAATGCCCGGGTCGTACTGGAACGACGATACCTGGCCAAAAACGACAAGGGCGAAATAATAGAAACACCCGGGGAATTATTTCAACGCGTGGCTAAATACGTGGCTTCAGCCGATTCTTTTTACGGCAGGACAACGGAAGATATTAATAAAACTGCCGACCGTTTTTATAATCTCATGGCGGAGCTGCAGTTCATACCCAACAGCCCCACTCTCATGAACGCCGGACGGCCCCTGGGGCAGCTCTCGGCCTGCTTCGTGCTTCCCGTGGAAGACTCCATGGATAAAATATTCGACTCCGTGAAGAACATGGCCCTCATTCATAAAAGCGGCGGCGGCACGGGATTTTCCTTTTCAAAGCTCCGGCCGCGCGACGATATGGTCAAATCAACGGCAGGAGTTTCCAGCGGCCCCGTATCCTTCATGAATATTTTCAACGCGGCAACCGAGACCATAAAACAGGGCGGGACGCGGCGCGGTGCCAATATGGCTATCCTCAACATTGATCATCCCAATATCATTGAGTTCATCCGCGCCAAGGAGGACGGAACGGCGCTGACCAATTTCAACCTATCCGTTGCCCTCACGGATGAATTCATGAATGCCGTTAAGGATGGAACCTCCTTCGATCTGAAAAACCCGCGCAGCGGCGCCGTCGTGGAAACGATCGACGCCCGCGAAATCTTCCAACTCATCGTGGAAAAAGCCTGGAGCAACGGCGAACCGGGGATTGTCTTCATCGACCGCATCAACGAGCACAACCCGCTTAAAAAAATCGGGCTCATCGAGTCCACCAATCCCTGCGGTGAACAGCCCCTTCTTCCCTACGAATCATGCAACCTGGGATCCATCAACCTGAACAGCGTCCTGGTGGAAAAAAATGAACACTTTGAAATCGACTTTGACTTGCTCAGGGATATTACCGTCACGTCCGTTCACTTCCTGGATAATGTCATCGATATGAACAGGTATCCCCTTCCCGAAATCGACAGGCAGACCAAGGATAACAGGAAAATAGGCCTGGGTATCATGGGTTTTGCCGACGTCCTTCTCAGGATGGGCATCCCCTACGACTCCCAGGAGGCCATTGACCTGGCTGAAAAAATCATGTCGGCAATCCAGGCCGATTCCACGGAAGAGTCCCGCGCCCTTGCCGTGGAGCGGGGCGCCTTCCCCAACTTTGAACACAGCGCCTACGCCGAAAAAGGTGAAAAGCCTCTGAGAAACGCCACGACCACCACCATCGCACCAACAGGGACCATCAGCATCATCGCCAATTCCTCGAGCGGCATAGAACCGGTCTTTGCGCTGGCATACATGCGCAATGTCATGGACAACGACATTCTCATCGAAACCAACCCCATATTCGAGGAGACCGCGAAAAAAATGGGATTCTACGACGCAGAGATCATGGAGATGGTGGCTGAACACGGATCAGCGGCGGGCATCGACGGCATACCGGAAGAAATACAGAAAGTCTTTGTCACAGCCCATGACATATCGCCGGAATGGCATATTCGCCTCCAGGCGGTTTTTCAGAAGTTCGTCGACAATGCCGTTTCAAAAACCGTGAACTTCTCTAACAGCGCAACGGTTCACGACATAGAAAAGGTCTACACCATGGCCTATGAACTGGGATGCAAAGGGGTCACGGTATACCGCGACGGTTCCCGCGACGCCCAGGTACTCTCCACGAAGAGCACCGGCAAGACAAAAAGTGAATCACCCATGGAGTCCCATTACGGGGACGGGCATATCGTTCCCAGGCCGCGCAGTGAAGTAACCTGGGGTGCCACGAGAAAGATGACCACGGGTTGCGGTTCCCTTTACGTCACGATCAATGAAGACGAGAAGGGTATGTTCGAGGTCTTCGCCACAATGGGCAAGGGAGGAGGATGCGCCGCAAGCCAGACCGAGGCAGTAAGCCGGCTCATATCCCTGGGCCTCAGGAGCGGCATCGAAAAGGACCAGATAGTCAAGCAGCTCAAGGGAGTACGCTGCCCCAACCAGGCCTGGGCCAAGGGAGGAAGAATCTACTCCTGCGCCGACGCCATTGCCAAGGCACTGGAGAGCCATACGGGAATAACCGGCACGGCCCCCGAAGGACATGAGTCTGATCTGCATGAAATATCAAAAAACCTGGCCGAAACAAACGGCAAGGGAAGCGATACGACTATGGTGGGCGTATGCCCCGACTGCCACGGCCCCCTGGAGTTTGAATCGGGCTGTTCCGTATGCCGTTCCTGCGGTTTTTCGCGATGCGGTTGA
- a CDS encoding MFS transporter: MNHKRLFSWSVIAALAGFLFGFDTIVISGAEQKIQQVWNMTGFMHGLAMSSALWGTVIGSLTGGWPAERWGRKKTLFMIGALYFVSAITSGIAPDKFFFMASRFIGGLGVGMATVAAPMYISEISPARLRGRLAGMFQFNIVFGILVAFLSNYLLARYVNEQIAWRWMLGVEAFPALIYTIFCLTIPESPRWLIVHGGKYDEGLRVFRLINPDMSESEIKELADSVRVSAGHRETAAKFWTTSLRIPILLAFFVAFFNQLSGINAILYFAPRIFEWTGLGARAALLQSVGIGIMNLIFTFVGLWMIDRLGRRTLLYIGSIGYILSLGTCAWAFHAGNYSIVPICIFAFIAAHAIGQGTVIWVLISEIFPNRNRANGQALGSFTHWFFAAFLTLFFPRMAESLAPSTIFAFFCFMMVLQLIWVKTMVPETKNVSLEEMQEKLGIGADK, from the coding sequence ATGAACCACAAACGTCTGTTTTCCTGGTCGGTCATCGCGGCCCTTGCCGGGTTTCTTTTCGGATTTGACACGATTGTCATCTCCGGCGCTGAGCAGAAGATACAACAGGTCTGGAACATGACGGGTTTCATGCACGGCCTGGCCATGAGCAGCGCCCTCTGGGGAACGGTAATCGGTTCGCTTACGGGCGGATGGCCCGCGGAACGGTGGGGCAGAAAGAAGACCCTGTTTATGATCGGAGCCCTGTATTTTGTCTCGGCCATCACCTCGGGAATCGCGCCGGATAAGTTTTTCTTCATGGCTTCACGATTTATCGGCGGTCTCGGGGTCGGCATGGCCACGGTCGCCGCTCCAATGTACATTTCTGAAATTTCTCCGGCACGGCTGCGGGGGCGTCTAGCCGGCATGTTTCAGTTTAATATCGTTTTCGGTATTCTTGTGGCGTTCCTGTCGAACTACCTCCTGGCCAGGTATGTGAATGAACAGATTGCCTGGCGCTGGATGCTGGGAGTCGAGGCCTTTCCAGCGCTGATATATACGATCTTTTGTCTCACCATTCCTGAAAGTCCGCGCTGGCTGATTGTGCATGGCGGTAAGTATGATGAAGGGCTTCGTGTGTTTCGCCTGATCAATCCGGATATGTCTGAGAGCGAAATAAAGGAACTGGCCGACAGTGTCAGGGTTTCTGCCGGTCACCGTGAAACGGCGGCAAAATTCTGGACCACGAGTCTCCGGATTCCCATTCTGCTCGCGTTTTTCGTCGCCTTCTTCAATCAGCTCTCGGGGATCAACGCAATACTCTACTTTGCCCCGCGAATTTTTGAATGGACCGGTCTGGGGGCTCGTGCGGCATTGCTGCAGTCCGTGGGAATCGGTATTATGAATTTGATTTTTACCTTTGTCGGATTGTGGATGATCGACAGGCTGGGCAGGCGCACGCTGCTGTACATCGGTTCTATCGGCTATATTCTTTCCCTGGGGACCTGCGCCTGGGCCTTTCACGCGGGGAATTATTCCATTGTCCCCATCTGCATTTTCGCCTTTATCGCGGCACATGCCATCGGGCAGGGAACCGTTATCTGGGTTCTCATCAGTGAGATATTCCCGAACCGGAACCGGGCGAACGGGCAGGCCCTGGGAAGTTTCACACACTGGTTTTTTGCCGCCTTCCTGACGCTGTTTTTTCCCCGCATGGCCGAATCCCTGGCGCCATCGACCATCTTCGCTTTTTTCTGTTTCATGATGGTCCTGCAGCTCATCTGGGTGAAGACCATGGTCCCTGAAACAAAGAATGTTTCGCTGGAAGAGATGCAGGAAAAACTGGGGATCGGGGCAGATAAGTAA
- a CDS encoding rubrerythrin — MKKYGVAVLVLSMITAVSFSCKPKETARDMSIKNLKEAITGETTASQKYAAYAKKAKEEGFAPIAVMFEATSKAESIHAKRDMEALSGLGEKMEPINPQFAVKTTMENIKDAIKGESYEIETMYPGFIKTAEEAQLNEVVTSFNYAFDTEKKHLAIYKEALAALEKKDLKQLSATYSVCPKCGNTYSKDVPTSCEICGEAQGTFIVIK, encoded by the coding sequence ATGAAAAAGTATGGTGTTGCTGTTTTAGTCTTGTCTATGATTACAGCTGTTTCTTTCAGTTGTAAACCAAAGGAGACGGCCAGGGATATGTCTATCAAGAACCTGAAGGAGGCCATAACAGGTGAAACCACGGCCAGCCAAAAGTATGCGGCCTACGCGAAAAAGGCAAAGGAGGAGGGATTTGCACCGATCGCCGTTATGTTCGAGGCCACTTCAAAAGCTGAAAGCATTCACGCAAAAAGGGACATGGAGGCGCTTTCAGGTCTTGGTGAGAAAATGGAACCCATTAACCCTCAGTTTGCGGTAAAGACGACCATGGAAAATATCAAGGATGCCATAAAGGGCGAATCCTATGAGATTGAAACAATGTATCCCGGTTTTATTAAAACTGCCGAAGAGGCGCAGTTGAATGAGGTTGTAACATCCTTCAACTATGCTTTTGATACAGAGAAAAAACACCTGGCAATTTACAAGGAAGCCCTGGCAGCACTGGAGAAAAAAGATCTGAAACAATTATCAGCAACATACAGTGTATGTCCGAAGTGCGGCAATACATATTCCAAGGATGTCCCCACGTCATGTGAGATATGCGGCGAGGCGCAAGGTACATTCATAGTTATAAAATAA
- a CDS encoding SGNH/GDSL hydrolase family protein, whose protein sequence is MIKYALAALAALIIILVVIYTVGYYRATKLPDNRPAVFILQNKNPEKKVVVCIGDSITHGRVSCNYVDILSEKMEGDGFIFVNAGINSELAWNALQRVDEVIRCDPDYITILIGSNDANGSLRDSTARHQMKEMKLPQYPDREWFRKNLSSLCDILRTKTKARIALLSLPPIGEDNNHEAFRRTGEYSAIIKEIAAGKNVSYIPLHENMRTYLADKTCSPPSPYDQHEMMMYKAIFMNTIMGTSFNDISTTNGFSLMTDYLHLNCKGATMTADLIENFLLQK, encoded by the coding sequence ATGATAAAATATGCTCTGGCAGCTTTAGCCGCTCTTATCATAATTCTTGTCGTCATCTATACCGTTGGTTATTACCGGGCTACAAAGCTGCCCGACAACAGGCCGGCAGTCTTTATCCTGCAGAACAAAAACCCTGAGAAAAAAGTTGTTGTATGTATCGGTGACAGTATTACCCACGGCCGTGTGAGCTGCAACTATGTCGATATATTATCGGAAAAAATGGAAGGGGATGGGTTTATCTTCGTCAATGCCGGGATAAACAGCGAACTGGCCTGGAACGCCCTTCAGCGTGTCGATGAGGTTATCCGGTGCGACCCCGATTATATCACCATCCTCATCGGCTCCAATGACGCAAACGGATCACTGCGCGATTCCACAGCACGCCACCAGATGAAGGAAATGAAACTTCCGCAATATCCCGACAGGGAATGGTTCCGCAAAAACCTCTCGTCACTGTGCGATATCCTGCGGACAAAAACAAAGGCACGTATCGCCCTGCTCTCCCTGCCTCCCATCGGGGAGGATAATAATCATGAGGCCTTCCGGAGAACCGGAGAATACAGCGCCATCATAAAGGAAATCGCTGCAGGTAAAAATGTATCCTATATTCCGCTCCACGAAAATATGCGGACGTATCTCGCTGACAAAACATGCAGTCCCCCGTCGCCGTACGATCAGCACGAGATGATGATGTACAAGGCCATTTTCATGAACACCATCATGGGTACAAGTTTCAATGACATATCAACGACAAACGGTTTCAGCCTCATGACGGACTACCTGCACCTGAACTGCAAGGGCGCTACGATGACGGCCGATCTCATTGAAAATTTTCTGCTGCAGAAATAA
- the hisD gene encoding histidinol dehydrogenase has product MIPIKKLNDLTKQELDRLFNRFGDDFSSIMMETVVPIVNDVRSSGDEAVKKYTEKFDGVKLDRVVATEEEIGTGYKNTPKHILEAFTEAKNNIEEFHLHQKRDAIIYNRGGSTLGIMYQPIESAAMYVPGGKASYPSSVLMGVIPAQIAGTKNISVITPPDKTGRVPDTILAICRILGVDRVIKSGGAQGIAAAGFGTETVPKAEIIVGPGNIYVTAAKTYLFSLGVIQIDSMAGPSEVLIIADDRANPRWVAFDLLSQAEHEERALAVLVTTSKSLAEAVNEEIKKDIESGCGRHEIKKTSLRNASILLVDSLDEAIQFSNSYGPEHMEFMVENPLEYLHRLRNVGSLFLGDHAPVAVGDYYSGTNHILPTGGAARFSSGTSVETFMRRTTFQHLTREALKKARSPVGVMSKVEGFDDKHGGSIDVRFGKE; this is encoded by the coding sequence ATGATACCGATTAAGAAACTCAATGACCTGACCAAACAGGAGCTGGACCGTCTATTCAACCGTTTCGGCGATGATTTCAGTTCCATCATGATGGAAACCGTGGTCCCCATTGTCAATGACGTGCGGAGCAGCGGTGATGAAGCCGTAAAAAAATACACGGAAAAATTCGACGGGGTGAAGCTTGACCGCGTCGTGGCCACGGAAGAGGAAATCGGGACGGGATATAAAAACACACCGAAACACATTCTCGAGGCCTTCACGGAAGCTAAAAATAATATCGAAGAATTTCATCTCCACCAGAAACGCGACGCCATCATATATAACCGGGGCGGTTCTACTCTGGGCATCATGTACCAGCCCATTGAAAGCGCCGCCATGTATGTACCGGGAGGCAAGGCCTCATATCCGTCATCGGTCCTCATGGGCGTCATTCCCGCCCAGATCGCCGGAACGAAAAACATCTCCGTCATCACTCCCCCCGACAAAACGGGACGCGTTCCCGACACGATTCTCGCCATATGCCGGATCCTGGGTGTAGATCGGGTGATCAAATCGGGCGGCGCCCAGGGAATCGCCGCCGCCGGTTTCGGCACTGAAACCGTTCCGAAAGCGGAAATAATCGTGGGCCCGGGAAACATCTACGTCACGGCGGCCAAGACCTATCTCTTCAGCCTGGGCGTGATCCAGATCGACTCCATGGCGGGCCCCTCGGAGGTCCTTATTATCGCCGACGACCGGGCCAATCCGCGCTGGGTTGCCTTTGACCTTTTGTCCCAGGCCGAGCACGAGGAACGGGCCCTGGCGGTTCTGGTCACCACGTCGAAATCCCTGGCGGAAGCGGTAAATGAGGAAATAAAAAAAGATATCGAATCGGGATGCGGAAGGCATGAGATAAAGAAGACTTCGCTCAGGAACGCCTCTATCCTTCTCGTGGACTCCCTTGACGAGGCTATTCAGTTTTCCAACAGCTATGGACCGGAGCACATGGAATTCATGGTGGAAAATCCCCTGGAATACCTGCACCGGCTGAGAAACGTGGGCTCCCTCTTCCTGGGAGACCATGCACCCGTAGCCGTCGGCGACTACTATTCGGGGACAAACCACATCCTGCCCACGGGCGGGGCCGCGCGGTTCTCATCGGGAACCTCCGTGGAGACCTTCATGCGCCGCACAACGTTTCAGCACCTGACACGCGAAGCGCTGAAAAAGGCCCGGAGCCCCGTGGGTGTCATGTCGAAGGTCGAGGGATTCGACGACAAGCACGGCGGTTCTATCGATGTACGGTTCGGAAAGGAATGA
- a CDS encoding radical SAM protein, translated as MKRFKRIYIEITNVCNLSCSFCPGSGRRPEFMDEKTFTLILDQVKEFSDYIYFHVKGEPLMHPLLGRFLDISHEKGFRVSLATNGILAGKMKDLLLDKPALRQISFSLHSLEGQSDLSEQEKYLDDIFSFALDAVKKTKMFIEFKLWNLDGGTEHDLNAMIIDRMEKRLAVSVKEQEKEAKGKGIRLLNKIYLSRAEKFFWPDMKSPDNHPRGFCYGLKRQAALLVDGTVVPCCLDGQGIMNLGNIHETPFAEIIYGERASSIVRGFSERMAVEELCRKCTYRDRFDI; from the coding sequence ATGAAAAGATTTAAAAGAATATATATAGAAATAACCAATGTCTGCAATCTGAGCTGCAGCTTTTGTCCCGGTTCAGGAAGAAGACCGGAATTCATGGATGAAAAAACGTTTACCCTGATCCTCGATCAGGTAAAAGAGTTCTCGGACTACATCTATTTTCATGTGAAGGGTGAACCGCTTATGCACCCCCTTCTCGGCCGGTTTCTCGACATCAGCCATGAAAAAGGCTTCAGGGTCAGCCTGGCAACGAACGGCATACTTGCCGGGAAAATGAAAGACCTGCTGCTTGATAAACCGGCCCTCCGGCAGATAAGTTTTTCTCTTCACAGCCTGGAAGGGCAGTCGGACCTTTCTGAACAGGAAAAATATCTCGATGATATATTTTCCTTTGCCCTGGATGCCGTAAAAAAAACAAAAATGTTCATAGAATTCAAGCTGTGGAACCTGGACGGCGGAACGGAACACGACTTAAATGCGATGATAATTGACCGCATGGAGAAGAGACTTGCCGTTTCCGTGAAGGAACAGGAGAAAGAAGCTAAGGGGAAGGGGATACGGTTGTTGAATAAAATTTATTTAAGCAGGGCGGAAAAATTTTTCTGGCCCGATATGAAATCCCCGGATAACCATCCTCGTGGTTTTTGTTATGGATTGAAAAGACAGGCCGCCCTGCTCGTAGACGGTACCGTGGTCCCCTGCTGTCTTGACGGGCAGGGGATCATGAACCTGGGGAATATCCATGAAACGCCCTTCGCCGAGATTATTTACGGTGAACGGGCATCAAGTATCGTCCGTGGTTTCTCTGAAAGGATGGCTGTCGAGGAATTATGCAGAAAATGCACCTACCGGGACAGGTTTGATATTTGA
- a CDS encoding carbohydrate kinase, with amino-acid sequence MENKPGKDQVKDRYCIAGIGEVLWDVFPEGEQLGGAPANVACQCARLGAQAYLISCVGNDGRGERARNYLRGHGVDLSCLAVSLEFETGVVNIVLDAQGKPAYEIREGVAWDHIPWSEDLKPVLARLDAICFGTLAQRSELSRSCIESCLSEVPEKCLRVFDVNLRMQFYSREILRRSLEAANALKLNDEELPVLAAMFGLSGTDREQLGQLMDIFDLRIAALTCGAKGAWMMTREEAHFSVSPEIVVVDTVGAGDAFTAAMISGFLTGKPLSEINRDANALAAYICTVKGALPSLPGSGEAL; translated from the coding sequence ATTGAAAACAAGCCGGGGAAGGATCAGGTGAAAGACAGGTATTGTATTGCAGGAATAGGCGAGGTTCTCTGGGATGTTTTCCCCGAAGGCGAGCAACTCGGCGGCGCTCCCGCCAATGTGGCATGCCAGTGTGCGCGCCTGGGAGCGCAGGCATATCTGATAAGCTGCGTTGGCAATGATGGCAGGGGTGAGCGGGCAAGGAACTATCTGCGAGGGCACGGTGTTGACCTTTCCTGCCTGGCGGTCAGTCTTGAATTTGAGACGGGGGTCGTCAATATTGTCCTTGATGCCCAGGGCAAGCCGGCCTACGAGATAAGGGAAGGAGTCGCCTGGGACCACATACCCTGGTCAGAAGACCTGAAGCCGGTTCTCGCGAGGCTCGACGCCATCTGTTTCGGAACCCTGGCCCAGCGCAGTGAGCTGTCGCGGTCCTGCATTGAATCATGTCTGTCGGAAGTCCCTGAAAAATGCCTGCGGGTCTTCGATGTGAATCTGCGGATGCAGTTTTATTCCCGGGAGATACTCCGGCGCTCGCTGGAAGCTGCCAATGCCCTGAAACTCAACGACGAAGAACTGCCTGTGCTTGCGGCGATGTTCGGTCTTTCCGGAACGGACCGGGAACAACTGGGACAATTGATGGATATCTTTGATCTGCGCATTGCGGCATTGACCTGCGGGGCGAAGGGCGCATGGATGATGACCCGCGAGGAAGCCCATTTCTCCGTGAGTCCCGAAATCGTTGTTGTCGATACCGTGGGCGCCGGGGATGCATTCACCGCCGCAATGATCTCGGGGTTCCTGACGGGAAAGCCCCTCAGTGAGATAAACAGGGATGCGAACGCCCTGGCCGCGTATATATGCACCGTGAAGGGCGCCCTGCCGTCTTTGCCCGGTTCCGGTGAAGCCCTGTAA
- a CDS encoding carbamoyl phosphate synthase small subunit, whose protein sequence is MSKQCFLLLEDGTEFEGKSFGYEADTMGEAVFNTSMSGYQEILTDPSYIGQIVAMTYPMIGNYGVNEEDVESEKVQVAGFIVKEYSKTYSNFRATSSLGDYLKKNKIPAIEGIDTRKLTRHIRDKGAMRSGIFFERKGAMEKLLAHPLMEGLDLASDVSCAVAYDYTEKEKAPRVAVFDFGVKRNILHLLGEAGFSVRVYPAKTQLKEAIKDGINAVFLSNGPGDPDAIDYAKDLVHDIVKEKIPTLGICLGHQILALGLGGKTYKLKFGHRGGNQPVKNFLTDKIEISSQNHGFAVDMDSMKDNPDVEITHINLNDNTVEGLRHTKLPILSVQHHPEASPGPHDSQYLFAQFYDMVVKG, encoded by the coding sequence ATGTCAAAACAATGCTTTCTCCTCCTTGAAGATGGTACGGAATTCGAAGGAAAGAGTTTCGGATACGAGGCTGATACCATGGGAGAAGCGGTTTTCAACACTTCCATGAGCGGCTATCAGGAAATACTCACAGACCCTTCCTATATTGGTCAGATCGTCGCCATGACCTACCCCATGATCGGCAATTACGGTGTGAACGAAGAGGATGTGGAATCGGAGAAGGTGCAGGTTGCCGGTTTCATCGTCAAGGAATACAGCAAGACCTATTCGAATTTCAGGGCCACGTCATCCCTGGGAGATTACCTCAAGAAAAATAAAATCCCCGCCATAGAAGGGATCGATACCCGTAAGCTCACCAGGCACATCCGCGACAAGGGCGCCATGCGTTCCGGCATATTCTTCGAAAGGAAGGGGGCCATGGAAAAACTGCTGGCCCACCCCCTCATGGAAGGACTGGACCTGGCATCGGACGTATCCTGCGCCGTTGCTTACGATTATACCGAAAAGGAAAAGGCGCCCCGTGTGGCCGTCTTTGATTTCGGCGTAAAAAGGAATATCCTGCATCTCTTAGGGGAAGCCGGATTCTCTGTAAGGGTCTATCCTGCCAAAACGCAGCTTAAAGAGGCCATAAAGGATGGAATCAATGCTGTTTTTCTCAGCAACGGTCCAGGCGACCCCGATGCCATCGATTACGCCAAAGACCTGGTGCATGATATAGTAAAAGAAAAGATCCCCACACTGGGCATCTGTCTCGGGCACCAGATCCTTGCCCTGGGCCTGGGAGGAAAAACCTACAAGCTGAAGTTCGGCCACCGCGGAGGAAATCAGCCGGTTAAAAATTTCCTCACCGATAAAATAGAGATTTCATCCCAGAATCACGGTTTCGCCGTTGATATGGATTCCATGAAAGACAATCCCGATGTGGAAATTACCCACATAAACCTGAACGACAACACCGTGGAGGGGCTCCGTCACACCAAACTGCCCATACTGTCGGTACAGCATCACCCCGAAGCGAGTCCCGGACCGCATGATTCACAATATCTCTTTGCGCAATTTTACGACATGGTCGTAAAGGGCTGA
- a CDS encoding rubrerythrin family protein — MSENKLSDELIRTLLTAQKNEITEHHIYTRLSGKIKDPRNSKILLDIAGDELRHYSFWKEFTGKDVRPSRWKIFKFFWISRLLGITFGIKLMERGEEQAVINYGLVAQSIPDADRIMADEDAHEKELIGLIEEEHLKYMGSVVLGLNDALVELTGTLAGLSFALQNTRLIAIAGLITGIAASLSMAASEYLSTKSDEGGENPLKSSIYTGIAYVITVAILIAPYLLLDHYLLCLAMTLVNAILIILMFNFYISVAKDLPFRKRFLEMCAISLGVAALSFAIGYGVRVLIGIDV; from the coding sequence ATGAGTGAAAATAAACTCAGCGATGAACTCATACGGACGCTCCTGACAGCACAGAAAAATGAGATAACCGAGCACCACATCTACACCAGGCTCTCGGGAAAAATCAAGGACCCCCGAAACAGTAAAATTCTTCTGGATATTGCCGGCGATGAACTGCGCCACTATTCGTTCTGGAAGGAATTTACCGGTAAAGATGTTCGTCCAAGCCGGTGGAAAATATTCAAATTTTTCTGGATCTCGCGTCTCCTGGGCATAACCTTCGGCATCAAACTAATGGAGCGCGGAGAGGAACAGGCCGTCATCAATTATGGACTCGTCGCCCAGTCCATTCCCGATGCTGACCGGATAATGGCCGATGAGGATGCCCATGAGAAGGAACTCATCGGACTCATAGAAGAGGAGCATCTGAAATATATGGGCTCCGTGGTTCTGGGCCTCAACGACGCACTGGTGGAACTCACGGGAACACTGGCGGGACTCAGCTTCGCTCTTCAGAACACTCGCCTTATCGCCATTGCCGGGCTCATCACCGGCATTGCCGCGTCGCTTTCCATGGCGGCTTCGGAGTATCTTTCTACGAAATCCGATGAGGGTGGAGAAAATCCCCTTAAATCGAGCATCTATACCGGCATCGCCTATGTCATAACGGTAGCGATACTTATCGCTCCATACCTGTTACTTGACCATTATCTCCTGTGCCTGGCCATGACGCTTGTTAATGCCATTCTCATCATCCTCATGTTCAATTTTTATATTTCTGTAGCGAAGGACCTTCCTTTCAGAAAAAGGTTTCTCGAGATGTGCGCTATAAGCCTGGGTGTGGCCGCCCTTTCCTTCGCAATTGGATATGGCGTCAGGGTCCTCATAGGAATCGATGTATGA